Proteins found in one Drosophila busckii strain San Diego stock center, stock number 13000-0081.31 chromosome 2R, ASM1175060v1, whole genome shotgun sequence genomic segment:
- the LOC108602917 gene encoding uncharacterized protein LOC108602917 isoform X3 has protein sequence MRRLKCSVFMFLFLIIYVRAFNIIGVNKQMLYEYVGNVLVGSKPQDEGDPTPPTTGWTVRGKLTLQRQSELIMAAALVIDDVTLNNSGDKFLQNKEMYPPYKPFKIVLTKEGFISHLIFKEADPIWSMNFKRAIASTLQFQMKSSGAFVIVETGIHGHCQTEYFVSNKTNYISIRKTPELKTCVPYSEAVHITRSNVPPNTCEFDHQKSVIIGNEAIYGILPHNETGYFLNTAHAKGTTLVHTFESTGEAQYINSELSLSFRAEIPIENPIDIETSMSAEASNLQLQPVEINDPTGGRNPQQKETIISAAAGLLDNLAEALESTEFKYDEPYDSTLSDVIRLLSQMDFESLKKLYTEVDIGTSYRQETIRNIFYEIIPRIGTKASVFLTRHLVIEKAIKSPIAVQLLIPMPFHIFELSADLVKECEDFLSIGPDRPDVRQAAILSFATLVYNVYVARGIDKDEFEEYVQKYFNLYLNDRDYEQKMLYLQGLSNLQLGNVANYLEPIVMDEGNEDLKFMAAWTTLALADKRAERIYEIYWPIFESRNASLELRVAAVTLLLISNPTAARLISIHRIIQAETDPHLINYYRTTVMSISETTYPCYQHLRRLLSYMHRHLPQKPKPRYWVTGNYIFDYRDSKFGIGAMLQTFLVGDPSSDMPVVAYFKFDTEALGKFTGQLAVYIKARGLPDAIWQTVQSKHNATEYINANSIKTLLAMLKAPMVNAKNLHIEFILQMEGKAVLSYYLNQRMFQQLTYDNILDRLQLLIRTDSHINMQTVRWPFMNKYSVPTVLGTSSDVILQTTVLTSLRGNITEHRTPPGIKHTLEVDARYSSYSSVRSQSYNPFLNLDHEINREQGFLIYIPFNSDLTLNETARCATYTFARPQNLTSGLTFKSRAVTSTRGLMTKTAGLFEEIMFPERRSQLFQPISYALPDLGVNLTMNINLKEIMKFRGMLLKSEFIENSIHLGHDRNFTLLIYNKNTTQVNGVVCMENVRKTPELMEKLINFSLEHKGEPQKNQVLHKWSITLDVLTSTKSNWFKVIGNLQRNSIDDAEDWKACSKLTYEPLVLTKRPHTLNGFVVFGLVGGNSECPEQGSKVQFGVRAGPSEHARDFRHSNKISLMDTKTCPIEVLKFTPIPTSRYCKRNNFENFTSITQYDVDVKFNKMPAWFELWSTRVDHLVSSLSSHKVHSLHMNQELNISMQMPRDNFWINVEMNGVSWRIYHIPFLFRLDSTFDASNELSYDTGLKRSCSVINGMVNSFDDHLINLEDFMAQSDCLTLLFADCSPMPKIAVFVTQQNNTNSMGNNYGLRVYFGENFFEFRARNGKFSQSDEHPVIIYLNQERIPHDLRLKPYQWPIDTSDYAFRVELNEQSLLIVECTKLSSTIQFDMYSILNFEIYSVYKHQMCGLCSKPLNPILNYTFCDQDTSPSALVPATITTTIPAMLTARKRNTSEITVP, from the exons ATGCGGCGACTTAAGTGTTCCGTATTTATGT tCCTATTTCTGATTATATATGTGCGCGCGTTCAACATAATTGGAGTtaacaagcaaatgttgtaTGAATATGTCGGAAATGTGCTTGTCGGTTCAAAGCCACAGGACGAAGGAGACCCCACACCACCAACAACAGGTTGGACTGTCCGCGGTAAATTAACTTTGCAGCGACAAAGTGAGCTAATTATGGCAGCAGCG CTTGTTATCGACGATGTTACGCTGAATAACTCTGGTGACAAATTTCTTCAAAACAAAGAAATGTATCCTCCGTATAAGCCTTTTAAGATAGTCTTAACAAAAGAGGGGTTTATCTcgcatttaatattcaaagaGGCTGATCCCATTTGGTCAATGAATTTCAAGCGTGCTATTGCCAGTACTTTGCAGTTTCAAATGAAATCCAGCGGTGCATTTGTTATAGTCGAG ACGGGTATTCACGGCCACTGTCAGACTGAGTATTTCGTTTCTAACAAAACCAACTACATATCCATACGTAAAACTCCCGAGCTTAAAACCTGTGTACCGTACTCGGAGGCGGTGCACATCACGCGCAGCAATGTGCCACCAAATACTTGTGAGTTCGATCATCAGAAGAGCGTGATTATTGGCAACGAGGCTATCTATGGCATTTTACCGCATAATGAGACGGGCTACTTTTTGAATACCGCCCATGCCAAGGGTACCACGTTGGTGCACACCTTTGAGTCGACCGGTGAAGCTCAGTACATCAACTCCGA ATTGTCACTCAGCTTTCGCGCTGAGATCCCTATAGAAAATCCAATTGATATTGAGACTTCGATGTCTGCTGAAGCATCCAACTTGCAACTCCAGCCCGTTGAGATAAATGATCCGACTGGTGGACGGAATCCGCAGCAGAAGGAAACGATCATCTCAGCCGCTGCCGGCCTGCTAGACAACTTGGCCGAAGCACTGGAGAGCACTGAGTTTAAGTATGATGAGCCATACGATTCTACACTATCGGATGTGATTAGGCTTCTCAGTCAAATGGACTTTGAGTCGTTAAAAAAACTCTACACCGAGGTAGATATCGGCACCTCCTATAGGCAAGAGACTATAcggaatatattttatgagaTCATACCACGCATTGGCACGAAGGCATCAGTATTCTTAACCCGTCATCTAGTTATCGAAAAGGCCATAAAATCACCAATTGCGGTGCAGCTCCTCATACCCATGCCCTTTCACATTTTCGAACTATCCGCCGACCTGGTCAAGGAGTGCGAGGATTTTCTGAGCATTGGCCCTGATCGCCCCGATGTTCGTCAAGCGGCCATTTTAAGTTTCGCCACACTCGTTTACAACGTGTACGTGGCACGTGGCATCGACAAGGATGAGTTCGAGGAAtatgtacaaaaatatttcaatctTTATCTTA ATGATCGGGACTATGagcaaaaaatgttgtacCTTCAGGGACTTAGCAATCTACAGCTAGGTAACGTTGCCAACTATTTAGAACCCATTGTTATGGACGAAGGCAATGAGGATCTTAAATTTATGGCCGCTTGGACCACGCTAGCATTAGCCGACAAGCGTGCCGAGCGCATCTATGAGATCTATTGGCCGATCTTCGAGTCACGCAATGCCAGCCTAGAACTGCGCGTAGCTGCTGTCACCCTTCTGCTCATATCCAACCCCACAGCTGCCCGGCTCATAAGCATTCATCGCATCATACAGGCCGAAACGGACCCTCACCTAATCAACTACTATCGCACCACAGTAATGAGCATTTCCGAGACTACATATCCCTGCTATCAGCATCT ACGTCGGTTGCTTTCCTATATGCATCGTCATTTGCCGCAAAAACCGAAACCTCGGTACTGGGTCACTGGTAATTATATTTTCGACTATCGCGACTCAAAATTCGGTATCGGCGCTATGCTGCAGACCTTCCTCGTTGGAGATCCTAGTTCGGATATGCCGGTTGTGGCCTACTTCAAGTTCGATACGGAGGCACTTGGAAAATTCACTGGTCAGCTGGCA GTCTATATTAAGGCTCGTGGCCTGCCCGACGCCATTTGGCAGACTGTGCAGTCAAAACACAATGCCACAGAATACATCAACGCTAACAGCATCAAGACTCTGCTTGCAATGCTTAAAGCACCTATGGTCAATGCGAAGAATCTACACATTGAGTTTATTCTGCAAATGGAAGGCAAGGCGGTACTATCCTATTACCTGAATCAACGCATGTTCCAGCAGCTTACCTATGACAACA TTCTGGAtcgactgcagctgctgatacGCACCGATAGCCACATCAACATGCAGACGGTGCGCTGGCCCTTCATGAACAAGTACTCAGTCCCAACAGTGCTAGGCACCTCGTCAGATGTAATACTGCAGACCACAGTGCTGACTTCATTGCGTGGAAACATAACGGAACACCGCACGCCTCCTGGAATCAAACATACCCTGGAAGTTGATGCTCGTTACTCTTCGTATTCATCGGTGCGCAGCCAGAGTTATAATCCATTTTTAAACCTCGACCATGAGATCAACCGCGAACAGGGCTTCCTCATTTACATACCCTTCAACAGTGATTTGACCCTTAATGAGACTGCTCGCTGTGCAACCTACACTTTTGCCCGTCCACAAAACCTTACTAGTGGCCTCACCTTTAAATCGCGTGCGGTGACCTCGACACGTGGACTGATGACCAAAACAGCTGGTCTCTTTGAAGAAATCATGTTTCCAGAACGTCGTAGCCAGTTG TTTCAGCCCATCAGCTATGCTCTCCCAGATTTGGGTGTAAATTTGACCATGAATATTAATCTGAAGGAAATAATGAAATTCCGGGGCATGCTGCTAAAGTCAGAGTTTATAGAAAA CTCCATTCACTTGGGACACGACCGCAACTTTACTTTGCTCATTTACAATAAGAATACCACACAG GTTAACGGCGTTGTCTGTATGGAGAACGTGCGAAAAACCCCCGAGCTTATGGAAAAACTAATCAATTTTAGCCTAGAGCACAAGGGTGAGCCACAAAAAAACCAGGTGTTGCACAAGTGGAGTATCACATTGGACGTCCTGACTTCGACCAAGTCAAACTGGTTCAAGGTTATTGGTAATCTACAGCGGAACTCAATAGATGACGCGGAGGATTGGAAG gCCTGCTCGAAGTTAACTTACGAACCACTTGTCTTAACCAAACGCCCGCACACGTTGAATGGTTTTGTGGTATTTGGTCTAGTCGGTGGAAACAGCGAATGTCCAGAGCAGGGATCCAAGGTGCAATTTGGCGTACGGGCTGGA CCCTCAGAGCATGCTCGTGATTTTCGGCACTCCAACAAGATTTCCCTAATGGACACTAAAACTTGTCCCATCGAAGTGCTTAAATTCACACCCATTCCTACTTCGCGGTATTGCAAGCGTAACAATTTTGAAAACTTCACATCCATAACACAGTATGACGTTGATGTGAAGTTCAATAAA ATGCCCGCTTGGTTTGAGCTTTGGTCGACGCGGGTCGATCACTTGGTTTCATCGCTTTCCTCGCATAAAGTACATAGCTTACACATGAATCAAGAGCTCAATATAAGCATGCAAATGCCACGTGATAATTTTTGGATTAATGTGGAGATGAACGGTGTGAGCTGGCGTATTTATCACATACCATTTTTATTTAGGCTTGACTCTACGTTTGATGCCTCGAACGAATTGAGCTACGATACTGGATTGAAGCGCTCATGCTCAGTAATCAATGGCATGGTAAATTCTTTCGATGATCATTTGATTAATCTGGAAGATTTTATGGCGCAGTCAGATTGCCTAACACTGCTCTTTGCAGACTGTTCGCCAATGCCAAAAATAGCTGTATTTGTTACCCAACAGAATAATACCAACAGTATGGGTAACAATTACGGTCTCCGTGTGTACTTTGGAGAGAACTTTTTTGAATTTCGAGCACGTAACGGCAAGTTCAGTCAGTCGGATGAGCATCCCGTAATTATTTATCTCAATCAGGAGCGAATACCGCACGATCTCCGCTTGAAGCCCTATCAGTGGCCTATAGATACAAGCGACTATGCTTTCCG TGTAGAGCTCAATGAACAAAGCTTGCTAATTGTAGAGTGCACGAAATTAAGCTCCACCATTCAATTCGATATGtatagcattttaaatttcgaGATCTACAGTGTTTACAAGCATCAGATGTGCGGCTTATGCAGTAAGCCCCTCAATCCGATACTGAACTATACGTTTTGTGACCAGGATACGAGTCCATCAGCGCTAGTaccagcaacaataacgacGACAATACCGGCAATGTTGACAGCGCGTAAACGGAATACCTCAGAAATTACGGTACCCTAA
- the LOC108602917 gene encoding uncharacterized protein LOC108602917 isoform X2, with translation MRRLKCSVFMFNKQMLYEYVGNVLVGSKPQDEGDPTPPTTGWTVRGKLTLQRQSELIMAAALVIDDVTLNNSGDKFLQNKEMYPPYKPFKIVLTKEGFISHLIFKEADPIWSMNFKRAIASTLQFQMKSSGAFVIVETGIHGHCQTEYFVSNKTNYISIRKTPELKTCVPYSEAVHITRSNVPPNTCEFDHQKSVIIGNEAIYGILPHNETGYFLNTAHAKGTTLVHTFESTGEAQYINSELSLSFRAEIPIENPIDIETSMSAEASNLQLQPVEINDPTGGRNPQQKETIISAAAGLLDNLAEALESTEFKYDEPYDSTLSDVIRLLSQMDFESLKKLYTEVDIGTSYRQETIRNIFYEIIPRIGTKASVFLTRHLVIEKAIKSPIAVQLLIPMPFHIFELSADLVKECEDFLSIGPDRPDVRQAAILSFATLVYNVYVARGIDKDEFEEYVQKYFNLYLNDRDYEQKMLYLQGLSNLQLGNVANYLEPIVMDEGNEDLKFMAAWTTLALADKRAERIYEIYWPIFESRNASLELRVAAVTLLLISNPTAARLISIHRIIQAETDPHLINYYRTTVMSISETTYPCYQHLRRLLSYMHRHLPQKPKPRYWVTGNYIFDYRDSKFGIGAMLQTFLVGDPSSDMPVVAYFKFDTEALGKFTGQLAVYIKARGLPDAIWQTVQSKHNATEYINANSIKTLLAMLKAPMVNAKNLHIEFILQMEGKAVLSYYLNQRMFQQLTYDNILDRLQLLIRTDSHINMQTVRWPFMNKYSVPTVLGTSSDVILQTTVLTSLRGNITEHRTPPGIKHTLEVDARYSSYSSVRSQSYNPFLNLDHEINREQGFLIYIPFNSDLTLNETARCATYTFARPQNLTSGLTFKSRAVTSTRGLMTKTAGLFEEIMFPERRSQLFQPISYALPDLGVNLTMNINLKEIMKFRGMLLKSEFIENGFARNMIVSLMMYIFGFTQLSSIHLGHDRNFTLLIYNKNTTQVNGVVCMENVRKTPELMEKLINFSLEHKGEPQKNQVLHKWSITLDVLTSTKSNWFKVIGNLQRNSIDDAEDWKACSKLTYEPLVLTKRPHTLNGFVVFGLVGGNSECPEQGSKVQFGVRAGPSEHARDFRHSNKISLMDTKTCPIEVLKFTPIPTSRYCKRNNFENFTSITQYDVDVKFNKMPAWFELWSTRVDHLVSSLSSHKVHSLHMNQELNISMQMPRDNFWINVEMNGVSWRIYHIPFLFRLDSTFDASNELSYDTGLKRSCSVINGMVNSFDDHLINLEDFMAQSDCLTLLFADCSPMPKIAVFVTQQNNTNSMGNNYGLRVYFGENFFEFRARNGKFSQSDEHPVIIYLNQERIPHDLRLKPYQWPIDTSDYAFRVELNEQSLLIVECTKLSSTIQFDMYSILNFEIYSVYKHQMCGLCSKPLNPILNYTFCDQDTSPSALVPATITTTIPAMLTARKRNTSEITVP, from the exons ATGCGGCGACTTAAGTGTTCCGTATTTATGT TtaacaagcaaatgttgtaTGAATATGTCGGAAATGTGCTTGTCGGTTCAAAGCCACAGGACGAAGGAGACCCCACACCACCAACAACAGGTTGGACTGTCCGCGGTAAATTAACTTTGCAGCGACAAAGTGAGCTAATTATGGCAGCAGCG CTTGTTATCGACGATGTTACGCTGAATAACTCTGGTGACAAATTTCTTCAAAACAAAGAAATGTATCCTCCGTATAAGCCTTTTAAGATAGTCTTAACAAAAGAGGGGTTTATCTcgcatttaatattcaaagaGGCTGATCCCATTTGGTCAATGAATTTCAAGCGTGCTATTGCCAGTACTTTGCAGTTTCAAATGAAATCCAGCGGTGCATTTGTTATAGTCGAG ACGGGTATTCACGGCCACTGTCAGACTGAGTATTTCGTTTCTAACAAAACCAACTACATATCCATACGTAAAACTCCCGAGCTTAAAACCTGTGTACCGTACTCGGAGGCGGTGCACATCACGCGCAGCAATGTGCCACCAAATACTTGTGAGTTCGATCATCAGAAGAGCGTGATTATTGGCAACGAGGCTATCTATGGCATTTTACCGCATAATGAGACGGGCTACTTTTTGAATACCGCCCATGCCAAGGGTACCACGTTGGTGCACACCTTTGAGTCGACCGGTGAAGCTCAGTACATCAACTCCGA ATTGTCACTCAGCTTTCGCGCTGAGATCCCTATAGAAAATCCAATTGATATTGAGACTTCGATGTCTGCTGAAGCATCCAACTTGCAACTCCAGCCCGTTGAGATAAATGATCCGACTGGTGGACGGAATCCGCAGCAGAAGGAAACGATCATCTCAGCCGCTGCCGGCCTGCTAGACAACTTGGCCGAAGCACTGGAGAGCACTGAGTTTAAGTATGATGAGCCATACGATTCTACACTATCGGATGTGATTAGGCTTCTCAGTCAAATGGACTTTGAGTCGTTAAAAAAACTCTACACCGAGGTAGATATCGGCACCTCCTATAGGCAAGAGACTATAcggaatatattttatgagaTCATACCACGCATTGGCACGAAGGCATCAGTATTCTTAACCCGTCATCTAGTTATCGAAAAGGCCATAAAATCACCAATTGCGGTGCAGCTCCTCATACCCATGCCCTTTCACATTTTCGAACTATCCGCCGACCTGGTCAAGGAGTGCGAGGATTTTCTGAGCATTGGCCCTGATCGCCCCGATGTTCGTCAAGCGGCCATTTTAAGTTTCGCCACACTCGTTTACAACGTGTACGTGGCACGTGGCATCGACAAGGATGAGTTCGAGGAAtatgtacaaaaatatttcaatctTTATCTTA ATGATCGGGACTATGagcaaaaaatgttgtacCTTCAGGGACTTAGCAATCTACAGCTAGGTAACGTTGCCAACTATTTAGAACCCATTGTTATGGACGAAGGCAATGAGGATCTTAAATTTATGGCCGCTTGGACCACGCTAGCATTAGCCGACAAGCGTGCCGAGCGCATCTATGAGATCTATTGGCCGATCTTCGAGTCACGCAATGCCAGCCTAGAACTGCGCGTAGCTGCTGTCACCCTTCTGCTCATATCCAACCCCACAGCTGCCCGGCTCATAAGCATTCATCGCATCATACAGGCCGAAACGGACCCTCACCTAATCAACTACTATCGCACCACAGTAATGAGCATTTCCGAGACTACATATCCCTGCTATCAGCATCT ACGTCGGTTGCTTTCCTATATGCATCGTCATTTGCCGCAAAAACCGAAACCTCGGTACTGGGTCACTGGTAATTATATTTTCGACTATCGCGACTCAAAATTCGGTATCGGCGCTATGCTGCAGACCTTCCTCGTTGGAGATCCTAGTTCGGATATGCCGGTTGTGGCCTACTTCAAGTTCGATACGGAGGCACTTGGAAAATTCACTGGTCAGCTGGCA GTCTATATTAAGGCTCGTGGCCTGCCCGACGCCATTTGGCAGACTGTGCAGTCAAAACACAATGCCACAGAATACATCAACGCTAACAGCATCAAGACTCTGCTTGCAATGCTTAAAGCACCTATGGTCAATGCGAAGAATCTACACATTGAGTTTATTCTGCAAATGGAAGGCAAGGCGGTACTATCCTATTACCTGAATCAACGCATGTTCCAGCAGCTTACCTATGACAACA TTCTGGAtcgactgcagctgctgatacGCACCGATAGCCACATCAACATGCAGACGGTGCGCTGGCCCTTCATGAACAAGTACTCAGTCCCAACAGTGCTAGGCACCTCGTCAGATGTAATACTGCAGACCACAGTGCTGACTTCATTGCGTGGAAACATAACGGAACACCGCACGCCTCCTGGAATCAAACATACCCTGGAAGTTGATGCTCGTTACTCTTCGTATTCATCGGTGCGCAGCCAGAGTTATAATCCATTTTTAAACCTCGACCATGAGATCAACCGCGAACAGGGCTTCCTCATTTACATACCCTTCAACAGTGATTTGACCCTTAATGAGACTGCTCGCTGTGCAACCTACACTTTTGCCCGTCCACAAAACCTTACTAGTGGCCTCACCTTTAAATCGCGTGCGGTGACCTCGACACGTGGACTGATGACCAAAACAGCTGGTCTCTTTGAAGAAATCATGTTTCCAGAACGTCGTAGCCAGTTG TTTCAGCCCATCAGCTATGCTCTCCCAGATTTGGGTGTAAATTTGACCATGAATATTAATCTGAAGGAAATAATGAAATTCCGGGGCATGCTGCTAAAGTCAGAGTTTATAGAAAA TGGCTTCGCACGCAACATGATAGTTAGCCTGATGATGTATATCTTTGGTTTCACCCAACTTAGCTCCATTCACTTGGGACACGACCGCAACTTTACTTTGCTCATTTACAATAAGAATACCACACAG GTTAACGGCGTTGTCTGTATGGAGAACGTGCGAAAAACCCCCGAGCTTATGGAAAAACTAATCAATTTTAGCCTAGAGCACAAGGGTGAGCCACAAAAAAACCAGGTGTTGCACAAGTGGAGTATCACATTGGACGTCCTGACTTCGACCAAGTCAAACTGGTTCAAGGTTATTGGTAATCTACAGCGGAACTCAATAGATGACGCGGAGGATTGGAAG gCCTGCTCGAAGTTAACTTACGAACCACTTGTCTTAACCAAACGCCCGCACACGTTGAATGGTTTTGTGGTATTTGGTCTAGTCGGTGGAAACAGCGAATGTCCAGAGCAGGGATCCAAGGTGCAATTTGGCGTACGGGCTGGA CCCTCAGAGCATGCTCGTGATTTTCGGCACTCCAACAAGATTTCCCTAATGGACACTAAAACTTGTCCCATCGAAGTGCTTAAATTCACACCCATTCCTACTTCGCGGTATTGCAAGCGTAACAATTTTGAAAACTTCACATCCATAACACAGTATGACGTTGATGTGAAGTTCAATAAA ATGCCCGCTTGGTTTGAGCTTTGGTCGACGCGGGTCGATCACTTGGTTTCATCGCTTTCCTCGCATAAAGTACATAGCTTACACATGAATCAAGAGCTCAATATAAGCATGCAAATGCCACGTGATAATTTTTGGATTAATGTGGAGATGAACGGTGTGAGCTGGCGTATTTATCACATACCATTTTTATTTAGGCTTGACTCTACGTTTGATGCCTCGAACGAATTGAGCTACGATACTGGATTGAAGCGCTCATGCTCAGTAATCAATGGCATGGTAAATTCTTTCGATGATCATTTGATTAATCTGGAAGATTTTATGGCGCAGTCAGATTGCCTAACACTGCTCTTTGCAGACTGTTCGCCAATGCCAAAAATAGCTGTATTTGTTACCCAACAGAATAATACCAACAGTATGGGTAACAATTACGGTCTCCGTGTGTACTTTGGAGAGAACTTTTTTGAATTTCGAGCACGTAACGGCAAGTTCAGTCAGTCGGATGAGCATCCCGTAATTATTTATCTCAATCAGGAGCGAATACCGCACGATCTCCGCTTGAAGCCCTATCAGTGGCCTATAGATACAAGCGACTATGCTTTCCG TGTAGAGCTCAATGAACAAAGCTTGCTAATTGTAGAGTGCACGAAATTAAGCTCCACCATTCAATTCGATATGtatagcattttaaatttcgaGATCTACAGTGTTTACAAGCATCAGATGTGCGGCTTATGCAGTAAGCCCCTCAATCCGATACTGAACTATACGTTTTGTGACCAGGATACGAGTCCATCAGCGCTAGTaccagcaacaataacgacGACAATACCGGCAATGTTGACAGCGCGTAAACGGAATACCTCAGAAATTACGGTACCCTAA